The Quercus robur chromosome 7, dhQueRobu3.1, whole genome shotgun sequence genome has a segment encoding these proteins:
- the LOC126691785 gene encoding elongation factor 1-alpha-like gives MGKEKVHISIVVIGHVDSGKSTTTGHLIYKLGGIDKRVIERFEKEAAEMNKRSFKYAWVLDKLKAERERGITIDIALWKFETTKYYCTVIDAPGHRDFIKNMITGTSQADCAVLIIDSTTGGFEAGISKDGQTREHALLAFTLGVKQMICCCNKMDATTPKYSKARYEEIVKEVSSYLKKVGYNPDKIPFVPISGFEGDNMIERSTNLDWYKGPTLLEALDLILEPKRPSDKPLRLPLQDVYKIGGIGTVPVGRVETGVLKPGIVVTFGPTGLTTEVKSVEMHHESLLEALPGDNVGFNVKNVAVKDLKRGFVASNSKDDPAKEAANFTAQVIIMNHPGQIGNGYAPVLDCHTSHIAVKFSEILTKIDRRSGKELEKEPKFLKNGDAGFVKMIPTKPMVVETFSEYPPLGRFAVRDMRQTVAVGVVKSVEKKDPSGAKVTKSAAKKK, from the exons ATGGGTAAGGAGAAGGTTCACATTAGCATTGTGGTCATTGGCCATGTCGACTCTGGAAAGTCGACCACCACTGGACATTTGATTTACAAGCTTGGAGGGATTGACAAGCGTGTAATTGAGAGGTTTGAGAAGGAGGCTGCTGAGATGAACAAAAGGTCATTCAAGTATGCATGGGTTTTGGACAAGCTCAAGGCTGAGCGGGAGCGTGGTATTACCATTGACATTGCACTGTGGAAGTTTGAGACTACTAAATATTACTGCACTGTCATTGATGCTCCTGGACATCGTGATTTTATCAAGAACATGATTACTGGTACCTCACAGGCTGATTGTGCTGTCCTTATTATTGACTCCACTACTGGTGGATTTGAAGCAGGTATTTCCAAGGATGGTCAGACTCGTGAGCATGCTTTGCTTGCCTTCACCCTTGGTGTCAAGCAAATGATCTGCTGTTGCAACAAG ATGGATGCAACAACCCCAAAATACTCTAAGGCAAGGTATGAAGAAATCGTAAAGGAAGTTTCTTCCTATCTTAAGAAAGTAGGATATAACCCTGACAAGATCCCCTTTGTTCCTATTTCTGGGTTTGAGGGTGATAACATGATTGAGAGGTCAACCAACCTTGACTGGTACAAGGGCCCTACCCTTCTTGAGGCTCTTGACTTGATTTTGGAGCCAAAGAGGCCCTCAGACAAGCCTCTCCGACTCCCACTTCAGGATGTCTACAAGATTGGTGGTATTGGAACTGTCCCTGTGGGGCGTGTTGAAACGGGTGTGCTCAAACCAGGTATTGTTGTTACTTTTGGCCCTACTGGGCTGACAACTGAAGTTAAGTCAGTTGAGATGCATCACGAGTCTCTCCTAGAGGCTTTGCCTGGTGACAATGTTGGTTTCAATGTGAAAAATGTTGCCGTCAAGGATCTCAAACGTGGGTTTGTGGCATCCAACTCAAAGGATGATCCTGCAAAGGAAGCTGCTAACTTCACCGCCCAGGTCATTATCATGAACCATCCTGGCCAGATTGGCAATGGTTATGCCCCAGTACTTGACTGCCACACCTCCCACATTGCTGTgaaattttctgaaattttgaCCAAGATTGATAGGAGGTCGGGCAAGGAGCTTGAGAAGGAGCCCAAATTTTTGAAGAATGGAGATGCTGGTTTTGTTAAGATGATTCCCACCAAGCCTATGGTGGTGGAGACTTTCTCTGAGTACCCACCGCTTGGACGATTTGCTGTGAGGGACATGCGTCAAACTGTGGCTGTTGGTGTTGTCAAGAGTGTGGAGAAGAAGGATCCAAGTGGTGCCAAGGTCACCAAGTCTGCTGCTAAAAAGAAATGA
- the LOC126691784 gene encoding beta-1,4-xylosyltransferase IRX9: protein MGSLERSKKKVQLWKKAVVHFSLCFVMGFFTGFAPTGKTSMFNNHVASSNRSESSPQPIEMLHQATNINRSLIAEAPVTIPQRHKDLEHTSPPEELRVEEEKQPKLTPRRFVIIVTPTSTKDERQGVLLRRLANTIRLVPPPLLWIVVEAQRDSKEVSEILRKTGIMYRHLVFKENFTDPEAEMDHQRNIALKHIEQHRLSGIVHFAGLSNVYDIDFFDQLRDIDVFGTWPIALLSANRNKVMIEGPVCDSSQVIGWHLKKMNNESDTRPPIHISSFGFNSSILWDPERWGRPSAGQKYSQNSMRFVKQVVLEDDTKLKGIPPDDCSKIMLWNLYFPSETSPINHLQTTALDGTHRK from the exons atggggtcTTTGGAAAGGTCAAAGAAAAAAGTTCAACTATGGAAAAAAGCTGTAGTCCATTTTTCTTTGTGCTTTGTTATGGGGTTCTTCACAGGCTTTGCTCCAACGGGTAAAACTTCAATGTTCAATAACCATGTTGCCTCATCAAATAGATCAGAATCTTCACCACAGCCTATTGAAATGTTGCACCAAGCAACAAATATTAATAGAAGTTTGATAGCTGAAGCTCCGGTGACCATTCCTCAGAGGCATAAAGACTTGGAACATACATCACCACCAGAAGAATTAcgagtagaagaagaaaaacaaccCAAGCTGACACCAAGAAGATTTGTAATAATTGTCACGCCAACAAGCACAAAAGATGAGCGTCAAGGTGTTCTTCTAAGGAGGTTGGCTAATACCATAAGATTGGTTCCTCCACCATTGCTGTGGATTGTGGTGGAAGCTCAAAGGGATTCAAAGGAAGTGTCTGAAATCCTTAGGAAAACAGGTATCATGTACAGGCATTTGGTTTTCAAGGAGAATTTCACGGACCCAGAAGCTGAAATGGACCACCAAAGAAACATTGCGCTTAAACACATCGAACAACATAGGCTCAGTGGGATCGTACACTTTGCCGGGCTTTCCAATGTTTATGATATCGacttctttgaccagctcagaGATATTGA TGTGTTTGGGACATGGCCAATAGCTTTACTCTCAGCAAACAGGAATAAAGTGATGATAGAAGGACCGGTTTGTGATTCTTCACAAGTTATTGGATGGCATCTAAAGAAAATGAACAATGAATCAGATACAAGGCCCCCAATTCATATTTCAAGTTTTGGGTTCAATAGCTCAATTCTCTGGGACCCTGAGAGATGGGGTCGCCCTTCTGCTGGGCAAAAATACTCACAG AATTCAATGCGATTCGTCAAACAAGTAGTTCTTGAAGATGATACCAAATTGAAAGGAATCCCACCAGATGATTGCTCCAAAATCATGCTTTGGAATCTTTATTTTCCAAGTGAGACATCACCAATTAATCATCTTCAAACCACTGCATTAGATGGTACTCACAGGAAGTAA